From Centroberyx gerrardi isolate f3 chromosome 15, fCenGer3.hap1.cur.20231027, whole genome shotgun sequence:
AAGTTTTGATAActgttttttattaatattttaagACTCCCGACCTTTGACCTGCTTACTATGATGACGGCAATCaaagctttttctactgttgacTTCAGTGGaaatcgctctggataagagtcagAAAAATACCTAAAAAACGTAGAAATGTAAACTGACTGTCAGCGTGTGTGacctcctgctgtgtgtgtgtgtgtgtgtgtgtgtgtgtgtgtgtgtgtgtcagagtgctGGAGTACGACACGGAGAGCAGGGAGCTGACGGTGTTGATGGAGAACTTGCGATTCCCCAACGGCATCCAGCTGCTGCCGGACGAGGAGTCGGTGCTGGTGGCCGAGACCACCATGGCCCGGATCCGCAGGTCCGCCGCTCGCTCCGCAGTTCAGCTGCACACAGCAGATTAAAACTACACACTGCACCAGAATATgatctactcaccaagatcagtttgtagcgttcagactTTTACTTCCTGAGCGGGCTGTCAGTCCCGAGTCCTTTGACTTTATTTACAAAAGGTTTCCAGACCGAAATTTGCCAATCTGACAAGCTTTCTGGGGTCCTTGaacccttttctgttacacaagtaaaacatattgtttgaAAGTATTTGCAGTGAAGTAcaaaatctcacctttgtgtggcgTGTCCCAGGTGTTTTCATATGGATgtcttaaaaatggctgccactcttcttctatGCCTCTTCCCGGCGTAGAAATTAAGTCAAAGTGCCGCACAGAATGTTTTCAGAGCGGTTTTTAACGGAAGGGCTCGGGACCAACAGGGCTGGGCTGGAGGAAGGCGTTTATTTAAATGAGCCGACTTGGTAGGTCTCGCCCCGTAACAACAGTTTGGACTCCAGCTTGCTCGTGTCGTAGCGACTGTGGAGTCAGCAACGATATTCTTTTTGGTGAGGAGCCGCGGCACATCTGTCGCCTCGGTCAATATTTTACGAAATCGAAAGTACGAACGTATACACTCACCAGACACACTGTTGACAGGCGAGTCATCCTGTCTTGTCGATATTTCCCCAAGTTATTTGATCATATAGATTTTATGGCTTGAAATCTCACTAGCTAGAGAGAAACCAGCCGGCTGCCCCAGAGGAAGAACGTGCGACGCGTCGGAGGATTACATCGTGCCGCtttagtttgattttttttgttctccaACCAAGATGTCTGTCAAGTTCACGTTTGTTTATTTCTCCAGCCTTTTATCACAAGCacgtctcagaggactttacagagaatgagcccaGCTCGGTCTAACTAAacaaaatcagtggtgaacagaAAGATAAGAACGAGCAGCTGTCCAACAGTCAGTGTGAAAGGAACCGGACCAGTTCAGTGTCACCACCTAGTGAACTCTGGTTCAGACTGTAAGCGGACTTTGTGGTGTGAAAGAGGCCTTATAGTTTCTAGTCTTTAATATtgaaggataaggccggtgttttttaatgcattgcttaccgtcaacaaatcctatgaaaataacaaaatcaacaatgtgtttgctctcctcccgttactttctgacttcccacgttccgtttttagccgtcaacccggaagtcattggctccaattgtaagctaaaaacctttaaatacagctcacaaagacatagtttacattttaaaaatctctaactgttaccatgaaaagtcagactgttgtagttattaccaaatcaaattcaaatgggaacaaattcttcattacgccggggactattttctgtgctacggaactactttcctgagatgaaaacgtgtttacggtcggcttattaagtcgtttgaggaaaaagtcgtccggcccggtgcatcgtgatgatgaaatatgctgcagagcagcagcatggctctgtgacgggttttaatagtttttaatacaatgcagttctctggctgctgggacatgaggctgcactgggcaccgctacatggaccagacttgttggcaaaacaaattcattgctgattttgttattttcataggatttgttgacggtaagaaatgcattaaaaaacaccagcctgatcCTTTAAGTCTCTAGTCTGCAGTCTCTTgtctgtagtttctagtctgtGTTCTGTAGTCAGTAGTTTCTAGTCTCGAGTCTGCAGTCTGTAGTCTTTAGTTTCTAGTCAGTAGTCTGCTCATGTTCCATCAGAGTATCTGTTGTTATTCAGGACTTTTTGAAGATCTGCCAACAGaatctacttctctctctctctctctctctctgtctgtctctctctctctctctctctgtgtctctctctctctctctgtctctctctctctctctctctctctctctgtctgtctctgtctctctctctctctctctctctctctctgtctctctctctctctctctctctctctctctctctctgtctctgtctctctctctctctctctgtctgtctctctctctgtctgtctgtctgtctctctctctctctctctctctctctctctgtctctctctctctctctctgtctgtctctctctctctctgtctgtctctctctctgtctctctctctctctctcagagttcATGTTTCTGGTCTTAATAAAGGAGGGATGGACACGTTTGTGGACAACCTGCCTGGTTTCCCTGACAACGTGCGTCCCAGCTCGTCGGGGGGGTACTGGGTGGTGATGTCATCGGTCCGGCCGAACCCCGGCTTCTCCCTGCTGGACTTCCTGTCCCAGAGACCCTGGCTCAAGAAACTCATCTTCAAGGTAGGAATTTAGCGActggacgatatattgaaattcgataaatctcaatacaaaatgtgtcttccctctctctcttccctacCTCCTTACctacttccttccctccctcctacctcctttctctccatcactctcctcCTTGTTCCCCCCCCCAGCTCTTCAGTCAGGACGTCCTGCTGAAGTTCGTTCCTCGGTACAGTCTGGTGGCGGAGCTTCATGACGGCGGTGTTTGCACGCGTAGTTTCCACGACCCTCACGGCCTGGTGGCTCCGCACATCAGCGAGGCCCACGAGCATGATGGGAGTTTGTACCTGGGCTCCTTCCGCTCGCCCTTCCTCTGCAAGCTGGACCTGCGCCGCgtctgaggaacacacacacacacacacacacacacacacctcggttCGACTGATTTGGGCCGATACTGATGTTTTTGATTGAAGCCGCTGATAGCCGAAATTCAAgctctttaaatttgaccgtttttATGCTGAAATGTTCCAAAAAACTTCccagcattcagtgtttcctccagagttttcttcttcttgtccgGCAGGAAAagacatttagagcatcatgggacactaaaactctccactgaaaccagcagaATAATAGGAATAAGAATGATAAACATATTGAATCTGGTCAAAGTGTCTCATTAGAATTCCCATACACAAccaatgtagtattgatcaactcCATAATCaatatggaatcaatcaaactgcagaTCAGTTTAGTAAAATATTGGCTCagatatcagtcgaaccctggttccctctgtctgtctgtctgagctgACTGTGTTGCAGCTGAAGGCGGGACATAAAACAATGCTTgtatgtgattggctgctgatggatGATGTCAATTTTTCCATATTTACAAATGAGGAAACAAAGCAACGCGTGTTTCTCTGGTCGTAGAAATAATaaaccacacacgcacacacactgacacacacacacacacactgacacacacactgacacacacacacacacacacacactgacacacactgcagagcgcTGCCTGCTGACTCCAGAGACTCGACTGGACCCGCTGAGCGCTGCAGGACTTGTTGCTCGTTGCTGCGTTGCTGCGTTGCATTGCTCGTTGCTTGAGGATCACATGGGCAACATGAGTTCTGATGAAGGCGGTGATGCACGGGCAACTCTGAGGCAACAGAGACGGGCAATATGTTAATGATCATAACTGCAGTGTGACAGCTTTCATATttgtaatgaaaatgtaatgaaagtTAACGTGTTACTTTGTGAACAGAAGTTAAAGCTGGAGAGAGTCAGCGTCAGTCAGTTGACAACAGACAGACTCAGCGTCAGTCAGTTGCTGTTTGTCACTTGATGAGAACTGACCTGTCAGTTAACAGTCTGTGACACATGGAAATGAGATTTAAAGAGGCAGTTCAGGTTTTTTCTTCCTCACATCACTAACGGACCAGAATATATCTGCTGGGTTTATAGAACTGCTGATCAATACTTCTGACGCAACGATTACTTAACCAGCTGctgactttaaaaacacactttcaggtctttattctatttggaacaaatcccccccccccccctctccacacacacacacacacacatacacacacacattcatttcatGGTTATATATTTCCTCTTCAGTAGATGTTTCTCTATTCAGCTAGCTTACTGCTCTGCATCgtttgtgtcagttacaggccaccgtaggtCAAGGGGacgggatggggggggggggggggtgttgccTCATTGCGTTGCCTCATGTTGCCTCATGTTGCCCCATGTTGCCCCATGTTGCCTCATGTTGCCTCATGTTGCCTCATGTTGCCCATGTATCACGGCTTAATGCAGTTTCCACCACAGAGACACATTTCAGTTCCCACAATGCATTTCCACCTGGTTTTACTGAGTTTCTGCCTCTTCACTGTTCAGATGCAGACTCACATCAGTGTTGGTTTGCTGTGAGCTGAACTGTTTTTCACGTCTTTTTGTTTTCAGACAAGGTGCCAAatttattttagtgtttttctGCTGTGGATCTTTTTCTTGTTATTTGCACTTTGAGTTGTTTTGCACTGAGCTGCCGCTCTCACCCAGAAGCTTCAAACATTTCATATCCAGAAACAGAGCAGTGGCAGCGTTGATCCGGTGTTATTCCTGGATTTATTTAGATGTGTTTATATTTGGCTTTCCTTGTCGGTTCTTAACCTGATGAAAGATCTGTCTGAgactttctctcccttcatctgaTCTGTCTTTGTCTCGGTGGATAAACTCAGAAGCTGCCAGCCTTCAGCTTCCTTTGAATAAAAATCTCAGTTTTAAAACAGACTGGCGTCCGAACTTTCTGACACGACTCAAACAGTAaacacatcacatgacatcacatcctgttcCTGTCCGGACAGTAGAGTAAAGCTTTATTGTCCCCAAGGGGCAATAAACAGGCAGCAGAGTTCAATAGGAGCATGGAGACAGGATGACGCGGcataaaaacatctaaaaaataCATCAGATGCAAGGCACTGAAAACCTTAAAATATTCTGTACTAAAGTGAAGTGCAAGTGCTCAAACTAGGATGTTAGTGGAGAAATGGGTGAAATCCTTTTTACATTTGTATTAATTGAGTGACTTAAAAATCCAAGATGCTGTTGATCCTCTTTATTCTGAGtcaaaaagagagaacagagatttttttatttttttttacaaatcagGTCATGTGATCAGCAGGTCGTTTTTTATTTCCTGGGTTTTATTCTGTTCCGAGCTGCAGGAGAGTTTGGACAGACGAAGCCTGAAGCCACAGAAACGCCGCAGGTTCACAAGGAAACGTGGAGCGGCCGGCCGGCGGGTTTCAGGGTttgcaggagaagaagagagtctTCATCACATGAAGCCAGGGCATCGCCCAAACCTCGAAGTGACAGCTGaacgtctggaaaacaaaacaaagaaagtattttacagtatagtacagtacagtacagtacagtacagtagagtatgacaggtgtgcagtgtgttaccTGGTGCAGCAGCCCGTCTGGTTGGAAGTCACATTTGGACAAATCGCTGTTGTTTCCTCGTTTCTGACAGACGGTTCTGGAAATCTGAACTTCCATGATGTAACGAATCCCTTTAATGATCTGAAACACAGCAGGCagagctcaaacacacacacacacactgcagcacacaGGTTTACAcctcacacactgcagcacacacacacacacacactgcagcacacactgtgtgtgttacGTTTCAAAAATCAAGTAAAGCAACTTGGTTTTCCATCTTTTTCACACATAGAAGGATATTAGATTAATGGAAAAAAGATGGATTATATCTTTTTATCTAAAGGCCACAAACTAATGGCCCCAGTCTGTACTGTTGAATACGACTTAACTTATATAGAActtctaaaagcagagtttacaaagtacTTTATAAGGAGGCAGAAtatatagtaaaatatataGGGAGGAGCTGAAGACATTTGGATAGAAAATCGGTTATCATATTCTTTAAAAGGACACTCGGGAATTTGAGTCACAGGGTGAATAAATAACACTTTTATAGTCTGGATCCACTAGattttacagcagtggttcttaaatattctgctgtcagtcttCCAGTTGGTTCTCTGTGGTTTCCCGACCTGCCGCTGAGCCGCCCGGATGCCGGAGGGTTTGAAGAGGAAGGCGTCGTTGGACTGGTTGTTgaaggcggcggcggcggcgaggaCGGCCCGCCGGAGGCCCTGGTCGTTCTTACTGATGTTGTATGGAGATCCGGGCATGCAGCGGCTGCTGTGgccgcccgccgccgccgccgccgccgccaccgccgttCTCTCTGGAGGAAACAGAACACTGGTCACATCTcataacctttaaccttctcaacatggAGGAAAAATCAAGTTCTCAGTCAAACACTTAAATACACACTGTAGTTAGCAGACTAACCATcataacatttgtttaaattaagtttgttaaattagcttgttaagctgcaggacggccatgtttgtttgtttatcgtttgtctttcaggtttgattttctgacaaattaGCACAtgaaagcaacgctgtttagcagccgactggGAGGTCTGGATGTCGGATTTTCCCACCtgcatgtgaatgcagcataatagcTGTCTGGAtgttgtgacctctgacccttgacctcctttgTATTGGTTGTAATTTTGTTAATCTAGAAATTGAAGCTTTTAGAAACAAGTTGAAGTGATCAAATCAAGGTGAAGAGCAGCTGGGGGAGTCGGGGGAGGAGAGGTTTTTTTCAAAAGCGCCACAAAGCGGCcgcgaggcgcacaaaaggcgacGGCTCTTGAAAAAGCGTTGCGCCCCGCGTTGTTCTgggcagagcggagcgctttctaaagttgaaaaatgttcaacttttcagaaaagcgcccagtgacgtgaaccgcttttttctcagccaaccaatcGTGGTGAAGGAGAGGCGGGGTTTACCAACAACATTAAAGATGGAggaagtgccggtggagaaattggttgtGAATTTCTGTTTCCACAGCAGCGATCATAAAGAGTCAGAGACATTGTGGATCAGACTGGATGTGTGTTGGAATATCTGTAAGTCTTTTCTTGTTGCTGAACACTTTATTATCTGATAGAGGAACCAGCTCAGTCTGTTAGCAGCTAGCAGCCGCTCAGCTAATGTCAGATAATGTCatgtgatccgctttttattctCCTCACAAGCAACTCCATGAAGctttttacacacaaaaaaacgttCTGTGTGCAGCCGAAGAGAATCGGAAACAAAAGGTCAGTTTCAATCCCCAAACAGCCAGTATAAACCCTGTATAGTTTAggctgatgcttttatcctcAGTAGCTTCCAGtcagtgcaacagtaaaataattcaatttctagatcagtggttctgaacctttttggctcatgaCGCCTTAAAGACCCTGACGGACCAGATGGAAGTGGGAAGAGGCGACTCGTTGAAGAGTTTTTGTGTccaggtgcctttgagcaaaaGATACTGAACCTCACTGAGTCTCTCTGGGGAAAAGCATCAGCTACAAGCCTCAAAAAGTCATGAGATCTTTGTTTAACAGTGTGGTTTTGATCTGATGTGGGTCTTggtcaggtcaaaggtcagcagcagcagtctgcctCCTCAGCAGCAGGTAACAGCAGAATAAAGATGAAGGAGCTCAGTGAACCGCAGCATGCAAACAACAAGGCAGAGCGGAGATCAGGTCAACCTGCGGCTCGGTTCACCTGACCGGCCAACCAGAACGCAGAATACTGATGAACACCAACATGCTGCCCAACAGACTGTCGCTTTAGTTTTGTTCTACTAACActtctcagaggcagagatgCTCTggaaagcagaaataatctcgttggttgagttaaacctcagtgggcggagccaaagaaccacagtttttctgctAAGCAACATCAGACTGAaactcagtgaaaaagacaagaggtaagagaggaggaagctaatattatgaagcctagcgctctgctgctaactgaaaaagtacaatctatcatactaagttatctaggttagctagcaagctagctgctgagcttcaacatcatgatgtcatGGTCATGAAGGAATGAATGTGTTGCCGtttatatttttgattttgattttgagttccttcaagtttgtcagttagctaactCTTATTAACTTATTTCTGCCTcagggaaatgtttgtagaactaaactATAATCTGTTATGTCTGGCCAATCAGACTTTTCGGGACAAATTCAGCACATTTgtcaggaagggaggaaaacgtTGCTTCCTTGATATTTACTTGACCAAACCAACTTGCATTTAGTGAAGTCCAACCTTTATGTTCAACATCAGCCCAAACGAGCACAAAGTTTCACAATATGATGTCATGGTAAGATTTCATATTAAAGCAGCTTTGGAAGCTGTTTTGAACTGACataaagatatttaggtcctgatttccaGAAGAGATGCAGGCAGCAGATCTGGACTCGTctaaactttcattttggcttcgctgtatttattttacacGTGTTTTCAACGTTGGTCCCGTCAGCATCTGTTCAGGTAAGTGATGCAGACTTTCCCTCCAGAACAACACAagctgatctgttctgttctaatcAGAAACTGAAACCGCAGGAGTTTATTTCTCACATCAAACCAACAGCAAGAGAGAGTAAAACAGATCCGTCACTGTGCATTGCTTGTTGTTAGATAGTAGGATTGTGTTACTCACTGCCAACTTCCACCTTTTCCCTTTAAATGATAACTTTATGAATGTTGATGGGCTTTATACAGTCATTTCTATAACAATttaagagtttaattccaaccatttgtagaaagaaaaaagtgaCAGCTGCTCTTAGAAACTGAccaataaaacaacagtaaaacacATCAGGTGACTCATGACtgcttttacagactgaatcctCTACATTTTCGAGGTATTGAATGTTAAACTTCAGGTAACAGACAGTATTTTGGAAACTGAACTCTTCACACAGCATGCAGCGCACGTGATTCTCACAAACccacgaagaagaagaacatttctaccttgtttctgtctttttttgcatGTGCAAAAAcgatagaaacaaaatccactggacttgaAATGaaatccagtggattttgtttctatcttttttttgtgatctgAAGAAAGTTTGATCTCCGTTTTAAGTCTCTTACCCAGAACGAGCAGCAGAGAGACGAGCAGCAGCGTTCGCCTCAGATCCACCAtcactcctgtctgtctgtctgtctgtctgtctgtctgtctgtctgtctgtctgtctgtctgtctctctctctctctctctgtgtctctctgtcagttgtCTCCACACCTCCGCCTCTCTTCCTGTTCTGCAGAAACACTCTGACCACAGCCTTCAGCGCCGCTCAAAGCGCTGATGTGGGATCAGTTTCAGGCTTCCTCCCCTGACCTCAGACACCGGAGCGTCCTGCAGGagctgactccaggtcagtgtgtgtgtgtgtgtgtgtgtgtgtgtgtgtgtgtgtgtgtgtgtgttggggaacCTCTCACCCTGCAGACGAGCCCAGACACTCACAGCTGAAGCCAATGATGTTTAACAGCAGCAGGAAACTCACTGAAGTTTGTTCTTTGCTCCTGTTGCTGCTTCTGATctaaactattttttttttatcgtacatattttactgtttttgtgttttctactgtattgtctgttttgttgtgaaaaCCTGCTGCCTGTTTTACATACAACACCAACTTCCTCCCTTCAATATAACCAGATGACAAGTTGCAcatgagaaagagatagagagactgaaagaaagagagagagagactgagagagagagacacacagagagagaggaagggtgacagagagagagagagaaagagagagagagagagagagagggggagggtgacagagagagagagggagagagagagagagacagagagagaggaagggtgacagagagagagaaagagagagagagagagagagagagagagagacacacagagagagaggaagggtgacagagagagagagagaaagagagagagaaagagagagagagagggagagagacagagagagagagaggaagggtgacagagagagagagaaagagagaaagagagagagagagagggagggtgacagagagagagagggagagagagagagagacagagagagaggaagggtgacagagagagagaaagagagagagagagagagagacacacagagagagaggaagggtgacagagagagagagagaaagagagagagagaaagagagagagagagggagggtgacagagagagagagagagagagacagagagagagagaggagagagagagagagagagggagggtgacagagagagagggagagagagagagagggtgagagagagagagagagagagagagagagagagggagggagagagagagagagggtgagagagagagagagagagagagcggtagagAGACATACGGAGCAGCTTCCTCTCACCACATCCTCTCTGTATTGAAGCTCATGTCTCAGTGAGTTGAGATCAAACCAGCAGCAGAATATTCTGCAGCTTTGATGGTTTTTATAGAAACAGGAATCAAAGATAAAAGATGATGTGTTTATATTAATTATtggtaatatactgtatctctgtACTGTCCGTGTGTTACTGGGACATGTGACTGACTTGTATTGTGTATCTTGATCTGGATCTTAATGAGAcctaattaaaaaatatatatatatatatatccacaAATAACGACTTAGTATGAATATTGTGAATAattctgcattgtgtttttgacAACTTTCAGCATGCAAGTATGAATAATTctttaattaataaaatgtgGCGTCCTTCATGGGTTTTGAACACAACACCAGAAAATGTCTTTCCTTCAAAGAGAATCTGCCGTCAGTTTGTGAATAATGTCTAATCCTGCTCGTGTTTTTGAAAGATTTTGTCCTATAATATAGCCACAAATCAGTTAAAACATTGTGAGAATGGTTTGCATATGGAATGAAAGTTTTAAAGCCTCAGTTTGCtcagaaaatgaaagtgaagtGTAACACCGATCTTGATATTTACCCATCATCCTTCAGGATGTGATGCAACTGTGAACTGCAGACTCACAGCTCACTGACTGCAGCTCATCAccacatcaaactgttctgtACAGAGTTTAGTTAAAACACAGTGCAGGTTTAACGCTCTAATGAAGGGTTTCAGACCAAAGTGCCAAatatacattttggaaaaatgttgctacctgaaattcaatAGTCAGTATTTCACAAACAGCGATGATTCCAtccagtaaaataataataatctatatAGAAAGACCTTAAAATgatcaaactgcatcaagacagactggaccagatcccagtTTTAATAAAAAGGGAAATATTGGTCCCATATTTCAGTTTAATGAAGCTCTTGGCTGCAGTTCCTGTTGTGTCCAGCAGGAGGCGGAGTCAGCTCGTCTCTCAGCTCTGCAGTCTCTTCAGTCTGCTCTTCACCTCCGCTCCACTTCACatccagacagcagagagaccagcagagagACCAGCAGATCAACACCAACAGGATCTTCTGTTGGTTTCACAACGTCAGAAGATCAGACTCTTTCTTAAAGGAGAACTCTGCTGTCCTTTAGAACAGAGATTCTcagcctttttcatatcaaggaccccaaatttagtccacattagggccacggacccccatttgatgaggttttgtctctcagacccaaatgtgagaatatttttattgtcagatatgatttagtCCAGAATTttatgactgtctgtattgcaggtagagagataacagagcaactatgatcaaaacagtcattcttctacattctctaattgtgttaacttcttgtaaatataataaataatgctGAACTTtaacaatttgtcaatttactgcggaccccctggaaccccctcaaggacccctggtggtccctggaccccacgttgagaaccgctggttTAGAGTTTCAGTCCATTtccttctgtcttctgtctacACTCTTAACATAAAGAGTTCTATATACttccagaaaatggttctttgggcCACAGCAGAACCTTTTTGGTGCTATTGAGAACCATTTATGTAAGAGAGGTTCTCTGTAGCACCGTGCTCAAATAGTTCCACATTTGACCTTTATGGTGCTTTGAAGAACCGTTTCAGAATGCATGAAACGCTCCAAATCTGCAGTTTGAAAAGAACtttttaagaaccacactggTTTCTTTGTTCtgatttaccttttttttattttaacaaatcgTAGAGTTCTTAGATCCTTACGGTTCTATAGAGATCCACAGAACCCttatagatctctctctctctctctctctctctctctctctctctctctctctctctctctctctctctctataaatgaatataaatgtaaaacagaTAGTGTTGTGTGGGCTGAGCCGCTCCAactgagaaaataaagagactggaggaggatgaagggatggaggagggagaggaaaaaatatgAAGGAGTgggcaaagagaaaaga
This genomic window contains:
- the cst7 gene encoding cystatin; protein product: MVDLRRTLLLVSLLLVLERTAVAAAAAAAGGHSSRCMPGSPYNISKNDQGLRRAVLAAAAAFNNQSNDAFLFKPSGIRAAQRQIIKGIRYIMEVQISRTVCQKRGNNSDLSKCDFQPDGLLHQTFSCHFEVWAMPWLHVMKTLFFSCKP